In Mucinivorans hirudinis, the DNA window AGAGCCGCCACCGCCGCAAGCAGATGGCAAAAAGATGCCGTTATTGCCAAGCGTAGAGAGCAGCGTGCCGCCCATTTCGGACTCAAACACTCGCTCGCCGTGGTTGATGTCAATGGTCACATTGCCGCTCGGCATAAGCTTCTTCTTGGCATAGAGAAGCACCGCCACAAGCACCAACACAACTACAAGAAAGGCGATTATCGCCACTATTATTGGTAAGTAATTCATATTTTTTTTAATTGTGAATTATAGTTGTATACCCATAAATATCATAAATGCCATACCCATCAACCCTGTTACAATAAATGTAATACCAAGCCCTTTCAAAGGAGCGGGGATGTGAGAGTATGCCAATTTTTCACGAATCGCTGCAATGCCGATTATCGCCAGCCACCAACCTATACCCGAGCCGAGTGCAAAGGCAATCGCCTCCCAAATGTTGGTATAGACCGTGCCTGCGCGCTCCTGCATAAAGAGCGAACCACCAAGGATGGCACAGTTTACGGCAATGAGCGGCAGGAAGATACCGAGTGAGCTGTAAAGAGCCGGAGCAAACTTCTCCACAACCATCTCCACCAATTGCACAATCGAGGCAATCACGGCAATAAAGATGATGAAGCTCAGAAAGTTCAAATCGACATCGGCAAGGTCGGGTGAAATCCACGCCAACGCACCGGGTTGCAACACATATTCATTGAGAAGATAGTTTATGGGCACTGTTACCACCAGCACGAAGATAACCGCCAAACCAAGTCCCATAGATGTTTTTACAGTCTTGGACACGGCAAGGTAGGAACACATACCGAAGAAGAAAGCAAAAACCATATTGTCGATAAAAATCGACTTGACAAATATACTTAATAGATTTTCCATTTTTATTAATTTGTGATTTGTGATTTGTGATATTGTGATTTGTGATTTGCTTCTAAATATTTTAGTGAGGCGCATCACAAATCACAATATCACAAAATCACAAAATTACTTTTCTTGCAGTTCTTTACTTTTGCTACGGTGTACCCATATGATAATGCCCACAATAATGAGAGCCATCGGAGGCAGGATTATCAGACCATTATTTTGGTATCCTATTTCGTAGAATGATTGAGGAATCACCTGAAAACCCCAAAGCGTTCCCGAACCAAACAATTCGCGAACGAAACCGACAATCACAAGGATGATACCGTAACCGATACCGTTACCAAGACCGTCCAATACCGAGGGGAAAGGTTTATTGCCGAGGGCAAACGCCTCCAACCGCCCCATAATGATACAGTTGGTGATAATCAGACCAACAAATACGGAGAGTTGTTTCGATACGTCATAGACAAATGCCTTGAGCACTTGGTCTACAAGGATAACCAATGCCGCCACCACAACCAACTGCACGATGATACGAATGCGCGAGGGTATAGTATTGCGCATCAGCGAGATAATCAGGTTCGAGAACATACACACCGCCGTAACGGAGATAGCCATAACCACGGCAGGTTCTAACTTAGCCGTAACAGCCAATGCCGAACAGATACCCAACACCTGAACAATAACCGGGTTATTCTTCCCGAAGGGAGACATCAGAGTCTCCATATTCTTTTTAGATAGTAGTCCCATAGTTGTTAGTTATTTTCGGGCTGTTCTACATTTTTCATCATCTTCTCAAAGTATGGCACATAGTCGCCAATGCAGGTTTTTAGCATATCGCGCACTCCGTTAGAGGTTAGCGTTCCACCCGAAATG includes these proteins:
- a CDS encoding Na(+)-translocating NADH-quinone reductase subunit D, translated to MGLLSKKNMETLMSPFGKNNPVIVQVLGICSALAVTAKLEPAVVMAISVTAVCMFSNLIISLMRNTIPSRIRIIVQLVVVAALVILVDQVLKAFVYDVSKQLSVFVGLIITNCIIMGRLEAFALGNKPFPSVLDGLGNGIGYGIILVIVGFVRELFGSGTLWGFQVIPQSFYEIGYQNNGLIILPPMALIIVGIIIWVHRSKSKELQEK
- a CDS encoding Na(+)-translocating NADH-quinone reductase subunit E; its protein translation is MRLTKIFRSKSQITISQITNHKLIKMENLLSIFVKSIFIDNMVFAFFFGMCSYLAVSKTVKTSMGLGLAVIFVLVVTVPINYLLNEYVLQPGALAWISPDLADVDLNFLSFIIFIAVIASIVQLVEMVVEKFAPALYSSLGIFLPLIAVNCAILGGSLFMQERAGTVYTNIWEAIAFALGSGIGWWLAIIGIAAIREKLAYSHIPAPLKGLGITFIVTGLMGMAFMIFMGIQL